The Lutibacter profundi genome includes a region encoding these proteins:
- the ppgK gene encoding polyphosphate--glucose phosphotransferase gives MEILGIDIGGTGIKAAIVDVTTGNLTTERHRIATPNPATPEAVATTVLALVNYFKWNGLVGCGFPTPLQHGKCLSGGNLHPSWKGVQVDELFKAKTDNEFYIANDADAAGLAEINFGAGKNVHGTVVMITLGTGIGSGLFLNGKLIPNTEFGHILYKNGEIFEKYASDSARKRDNLSRKEWGKRLRKYFEHIYLLLSPDLIIVGGGASKKFDKIESQIEIDVPIVPAKAENEAGIIGAAMAAKFHIK, from the coding sequence ATGGAAATATTAGGCATTGATATAGGTGGCACCGGAATTAAGGCGGCTATTGTTGATGTAACAACAGGTAATTTAACAACAGAAAGGCATAGGATAGCAACACCAAACCCTGCAACTCCAGAAGCAGTTGCAACTACTGTACTGGCATTGGTAAACTATTTTAAATGGAACGGATTGGTGGGGTGCGGTTTTCCTACACCGTTACAACACGGAAAATGTTTATCAGGAGGAAATTTACACCCTTCTTGGAAAGGAGTTCAAGTAGATGAACTTTTTAAAGCAAAAACTGATAATGAATTCTATATTGCAAATGATGCAGATGCGGCTGGACTCGCAGAAATTAACTTTGGAGCAGGTAAAAATGTTCATGGAACTGTTGTAATGATAACTTTAGGAACCGGTATAGGTTCAGGGCTTTTTTTAAATGGTAAACTAATCCCAAATACTGAATTTGGACATATACTGTATAAAAATGGTGAGATTTTTGAAAAATACGCTTCAGATTCTGCTAGAAAAAGAGACAATTTAAGCAGAAAAGAATGGGGAAAGAGACTTCGTAAATACTTCGAACACATTTATTTACTACTATCTCCCGATTTAATTATTGTGGGCGGAGGAGCAAGTAAAAAGTTTGATAAAATTGAAAGTCAAATTGAAATTGACGTACCTATCGTTCCTGCTAAAGCTGAGAATGAAGCTGGCATTATTGGTGCTGCAATGGCGGCTAAATTTCATATCAAATAA
- a CDS encoding DUF4870 domain-containing protein, protein MENQTVNEGKTTAIISYITWIGTLIAFIMNTNKKNSFASFHIRQMIGLSLFSLANSFVIGQFAGYWVTGAIGMGLFVLWIIGFIGAIQGEEKRVPLIGDLFQDWFKGIA, encoded by the coding sequence ATGGAAAATCAAACAGTAAACGAAGGAAAAACAACTGCTATTATTAGTTATATCACTTGGATTGGAACATTAATTGCTTTTATTATGAATACTAATAAGAAAAACTCATTTGCATCTTTTCATATTCGGCAAATGATAGGTTTATCTCTTTTTTCTTTGGCAAACTCATTTGTTATTGGGCAATTTGCTGGTTACTGGGTGACAGGTGCTATAGGTATGGGGCTTTTTGTTCTTTGGATTATAGGTTTTATTGGAGCCATTCAAGGTGAAGAAAAAAGAGTACCTTTAATTGGCGATTTATTTCAAGACTGGTTTAAAGGAATTGCTTAA
- a CDS encoding DUF5916 domain-containing protein produces the protein MKNYFLVFCFFSFLISFSQNIKRKSLAATRVTTPPKIDGILNDAAWQNLPVAKNFVMLKPGDGDPEPSNQKTEVKVVYDDEAIYFAAYMYDSHPEKIMRQLSDRDNFSQADFFGVILNPLNDSQNDTEFFVSAGGTQADAKVSTANGEDFSWNDVWYSKISFDSKGWYVEMKIPYSALRFSNQKVQTWGLNFQRLIQSKREQYSWNYIDKSVGSIPQYSGLLTNLENIKTPTRLNFLPVTTLNTSSFEGKTSTKGQLGFNIRYGLSDNFTLDATINPDFSQAGFDNLVLNLGPFEVRFDEQRQFFIEGADLLNKGGLFFSRRIGKRPINYFDIYSNLATDETIIHNPDIAKLLTAVKISGRTKKGLGIAVLDAITDKTEAIIENTTTNEIRKEVTEPFANYNVIVIDQEFNKNSSVSLINTNISRSNHFRKANVSALLFNLANKENSKKLNGSVKYSSTKDPTEGTTNGYSANLSYNKTKGKFRYGLRSSLADDKYEINDLGFQRRNNFSSFSGNISYQIFKPTKKFNNYRLRLSGGMFRRFKPNVYTGNFLQLNLFATTIKQFSFGGRINARIGEGRDYWAPRNNTDFLVTTPRVGFSSFVSSDFRKKFAYNASVSYNRHYGEKDNGYSFSFTPIYRASDKFFMSYSFNYDITFDERGYITTLDEGDIIFGFRKIKSVLNTLSGKYSFNDLASLTIAFRYNWSPVIYRDYYTKLDENGYLISSNYTGDNDVNFNSWNLDLRYIWQFSRGSELSILYRNSIFKSDNKSYLTFSNNLNNLFEEPLQQNLSVRLVYYLDFNKLKSWL, from the coding sequence ATGAAAAATTATTTTTTGGTGTTTTGTTTCTTTAGCTTTTTAATAAGTTTTTCACAAAATATCAAACGAAAATCTTTAGCTGCAACTCGCGTAACAACACCCCCAAAAATAGATGGTATTCTTAATGATGCTGCTTGGCAAAACTTACCTGTTGCAAAAAACTTTGTAATGCTTAAACCTGGCGATGGAGATCCTGAACCTAGCAACCAAAAAACCGAAGTAAAAGTAGTTTATGATGATGAAGCAATTTATTTTGCTGCTTACATGTACGACTCTCACCCTGAAAAAATTATGCGTCAATTAAGTGATCGAGATAATTTTTCTCAAGCAGATTTTTTTGGAGTGATACTAAACCCTCTTAATGATAGCCAAAATGACACTGAATTTTTTGTTTCTGCCGGTGGTACACAAGCTGATGCAAAAGTTTCAACTGCAAATGGTGAAGATTTTAGTTGGAACGACGTTTGGTACAGTAAAATAAGTTTTGATAGTAAAGGTTGGTATGTAGAAATGAAAATTCCTTATTCTGCACTTCGTTTCTCCAATCAAAAGGTACAAACTTGGGGGTTGAATTTTCAAAGACTTATTCAAAGTAAACGTGAACAATACAGTTGGAATTATATTGATAAATCTGTGGGGAGTATTCCTCAATATTCTGGCTTACTTACCAATTTGGAAAATATTAAAACACCCACTCGATTAAACTTTTTACCTGTTACAACATTAAATACTTCTAGTTTTGAAGGAAAAACTTCTACAAAAGGACAATTAGGTTTTAATATAAGATATGGCTTAAGTGATAATTTTACACTTGATGCCACTATAAACCCAGATTTTAGTCAGGCTGGTTTTGATAATTTAGTTTTAAATTTAGGTCCTTTTGAAGTTCGTTTTGATGAGCAACGCCAGTTTTTTATAGAGGGTGCAGACCTACTTAATAAAGGTGGTTTGTTTTTTTCAAGACGTATAGGGAAACGTCCTATTAATTATTTTGACATATATTCTAACTTAGCTACAGATGAAACTATTATTCACAATCCAGATATTGCAAAATTACTTACAGCTGTAAAAATATCGGGAAGAACAAAAAAAGGGTTAGGTATAGCAGTACTAGATGCTATTACTGATAAAACCGAAGCTATTATTGAAAATACTACCACTAATGAAATTAGAAAAGAAGTGACTGAACCCTTTGCTAATTACAATGTGATTGTAATAGATCAAGAATTTAATAAAAATTCATCTGTATCATTAATCAATACAAACATATCTCGAAGTAATCACTTTAGAAAAGCTAACGTGTCTGCTCTTCTTTTTAATTTAGCAAACAAAGAAAATTCAAAAAAGTTAAATGGATCTGTAAAATACAGTAGCACCAAAGACCCAACAGAAGGTACTACAAACGGATATTCTGCCAACTTATCTTACAATAAAACTAAAGGGAAGTTTCGCTATGGATTAAGAAGTAGTTTGGCTGATGATAAATATGAAATCAATGATCTAGGTTTCCAAAGACGTAATAACTTTAGTTCCTTTTCTGGTAATATTTCTTATCAAATTTTTAAACCAACAAAAAAATTCAATAATTACCGCCTCCGATTGAGTGGCGGCATGTTTAGACGTTTTAAACCAAATGTTTATACCGGAAACTTTTTGCAATTGAATTTATTTGCTACCACTATCAAACAATTTTCATTTGGAGGTAGAATAAATGCTCGAATTGGTGAAGGTAGAGACTATTGGGCTCCAAGAAATAATACAGATTTTTTAGTAACAACACCTCGAGTTGGTTTTTCTAGCTTTGTATCATCCGATTTTAGGAAAAAATTTGCATACAATGCTTCTGTTAGTTACAATAGACATTATGGAGAAAAAGACAACGGTTATTCATTTAGTTTCACTCCAATATATAGAGCGAGTGATAAATTTTTCATGAGCTATTCTTTTAATTATGACATAACATTTGATGAGCGTGGCTATATTACAACTTTAGATGAAGGAGATATTATTTTTGGTTTCCGAAAAATAAAATCGGTTTTAAATACGCTAAGCGGAAAGTATAGTTTTAATGATTTAGCATCTTTAACTATTGCTTTTAGATACAACTGGTCTCCTGTAATATATAGAGACTATTATACAAAATTAGATGAAAATGGATACCTAATTTCAAGTAATTATACTGGTGACAACGACGTGAATTTTAATTCATGGAACTTAGATTTAAGATATATTTGGCAATTTTCAAGAGGTAGTGAATTGTCTATTTTGTACAGAAATTCTATTTTTAAATCCGACAATAAATCCTATTTAACATTTTCTAACAATTTAAATAATTTATTTGAAGAGCCTTTGCAACAAAACTTATCTGTACGACTTGTGTATTATTTAGATTTCAACAAACTTAAATCCTGGTTGTAA
- a CDS encoding BatA domain-containing protein — translation MHFKHPEILYALLLLIIPIIVHLFQLQRFVKVPFTNVQFLKNIEQQTRKSTKLKKWLILITRLLLLTSLIIAFAQPYFSNFSTQTKFNTTIYLDNSFSMQAKGSEGELLRSISQKIIKENTPLNNTISLITNDAIFKNLDVKSLKNKLISLKYSSTKLDLNTVLLKINTLNKHLINTLNKSLLISDFQRANFKNKSSFTNVNSPLSLLKLTPKKNINVFIDSITVTKNNLNEITIKVLIKSTSNNTSAIPISLFNNTKLIGKTTAQFKNSTVTTVKFTIPDSLDFNGKLSLVDSSLKFDNDFYFSISKPEKTNVLSIGNSSEFLDRIYTEKEFNYTSVQLQKLNYNDIQNQHLIILNEIAVIPPELTQSLQSFSKDGGILVIIPSKNSNLNSYNNIFKTLDIGIITQKIENEQKITTINYEHPLIKDVFEKRVSNFQYPKTIIYYKAYLKNSSSVLKLANNTSFISSKKNKEGIIYWISSPLNSNISNFLQSPLIVPIFYNFAAKNLKINQPYYTIASENSIDIKTTIGKDAILKIENKTQKFIPLQTISQNKVTLKIQGLHLQSGFYQVKNNDKLIKTIAFNYNRDESNLTYIDLKSLTINNKNIAIIKSIDDFFNEINNQEQINWLFKWFLVFSILFLLIEMLILKYFNK, via the coding sequence ATGCATTTTAAGCATCCAGAAATTTTATATGCACTTCTGCTACTTATCATCCCGATAATTGTTCACTTATTTCAATTACAACGTTTTGTTAAAGTCCCTTTTACCAATGTTCAATTTTTAAAAAATATAGAACAACAAACTCGTAAAAGTACAAAGCTAAAAAAATGGTTAATTTTAATTACAAGATTACTCTTATTAACATCCTTAATCATCGCTTTTGCACAGCCCTATTTTTCAAATTTTTCAACACAAACAAAATTTAACACTACCATTTATTTAGATAATTCTTTTAGTATGCAGGCTAAGGGAAGTGAAGGGGAGTTATTAAGAAGTATTTCGCAAAAAATTATAAAAGAAAATACACCGCTAAACAATACTATTTCACTAATAACTAACGATGCTATTTTTAAAAATTTAGATGTAAAAAGTTTAAAAAACAAACTTATTTCTCTTAAATATTCAAGTACTAAATTAGATTTAAACACTGTTTTACTAAAAATAAACACCTTAAACAAACACCTAATAAACACTTTAAATAAATCACTACTAATATCTGATTTTCAACGTGCTAATTTTAAAAATAAATCAAGCTTTACAAATGTAAACTCGCCTTTATCTCTTTTAAAACTTACTCCTAAAAAAAATATAAATGTTTTTATAGATAGTATTACCGTAACAAAAAATAATTTAAACGAAATAACCATTAAAGTACTAATTAAAAGCACCTCAAATAATACCTCTGCAATTCCTATTTCACTCTTTAACAATACAAAATTAATTGGTAAAACAACTGCACAATTTAAAAATTCAACAGTTACAACTGTTAAATTTACCATTCCAGATTCACTAGATTTTAATGGAAAACTTTCACTAGTAGATTCTTCGTTGAAATTTGACAACGACTTTTATTTCTCGATTTCAAAACCTGAGAAAACAAATGTACTTTCTATTGGAAATTCATCAGAGTTTTTAGACAGGATTTATACAGAGAAGGAGTTTAACTATACTTCTGTACAACTTCAAAAATTAAACTATAATGATATACAAAATCAACATTTAATTATTCTGAATGAAATTGCTGTTATTCCCCCAGAATTGACACAAAGTTTACAGAGTTTCTCTAAAGATGGTGGTATTTTGGTTATTATACCTTCAAAAAATAGCAATCTTAATTCGTATAATAACATATTTAAAACGTTAGATATAGGTATTATAACCCAAAAAATTGAAAATGAACAAAAAATAACAACAATCAATTATGAGCATCCATTAATAAAAGATGTTTTTGAAAAAAGAGTTTCTAATTTTCAATATCCCAAAACAATAATTTACTATAAAGCCTATTTAAAAAATAGTTCTTCTGTTCTAAAATTAGCTAATAATACATCCTTTATTTCATCAAAAAAGAATAAAGAAGGTATAATTTACTGGATTTCTTCACCTCTAAATAGCAACATATCAAACTTTTTACAATCGCCTTTAATTGTACCCATTTTTTATAATTTTGCGGCAAAAAATCTAAAAATTAACCAGCCATATTATACAATAGCTTCAGAAAATAGCATTGATATAAAAACTACCATTGGGAAAGATGCTATTTTAAAAATTGAAAATAAAACTCAGAAATTCATTCCTTTACAAACTATTTCACAAAATAAGGTAACTCTTAAAATTCAAGGCTTACATTTACAAAGTGGGTTTTACCAAGTTAAAAATAACGATAAACTTATCAAAACAATTGCTTTTAATTACAATAGAGATGAGAGTAATTTAACCTACATTGACTTAAAAAGTTTAACAATTAACAATAAAAATATAGCTATTATAAAATCTATCGACGATTTTTTTAATGAAATAAATAATCAGGAACAAATCAATTGGCTTTTTAAATGGTTTTTAGTATTTTCTATACTATTTTTGTTAATTGAAATGCTTATACTAAAATATTTCAACAAATGA
- a CDS encoding dihydroorotase has translation MNLLLKFAIIIDNTSPFHLQKKDILIKNGIITKIANSIKNTDNYKEIKLNNLHISQGWFDTSVCFGEPGFEERETIENGLKTAAKSGFTAVAVNPNTNPVADTKSTIEFLKNKAISAATELYPIGNLTKNAQGENLAELFDMQNSGAIAFGDYNKSISNANLMKISLQYAQNFNGLIISFPQDNAIAGDGLVNEEVNSTKLGLKGNPTLAEELQIVRDLFILEYTGGKLHIPTISTKKSVQLIKEAKKKGLNVTCSVSAHHLTLTDNELIKFDSNTKVLPPLRTSKDTKALIKGINDGTIDIITSDHNPIDIEHKKVEYENAKFGTIGLESLFGALNKVVALETLINCLTTKPRNTFNIENNTIREGTKANLTLFNPNFEYTFTANNIFSTSKNAIFLNKKMNGKVYGIFSKNKLIL, from the coding sequence ATGAATTTACTCTTAAAATTTGCGATAATTATTGACAATACAAGTCCATTCCATCTCCAAAAAAAAGATATTTTAATTAAAAATGGCATTATTACTAAAATTGCAAATTCAATAAAAAATACCGATAATTACAAAGAAATTAAATTAAACAATCTTCATATTTCTCAAGGTTGGTTTGATACAAGCGTATGTTTTGGAGAGCCCGGTTTTGAAGAGCGCGAAACTATTGAAAACGGATTAAAAACCGCTGCAAAAAGTGGATTCACAGCTGTTGCAGTAAATCCAAATACAAATCCGGTAGCTGACACAAAATCTACTATTGAATTTCTAAAAAACAAAGCTATTTCTGCCGCTACAGAACTATATCCTATTGGGAATTTAACAAAAAATGCACAAGGGGAAAATCTTGCTGAGTTATTTGATATGCAAAATTCTGGTGCTATTGCTTTTGGAGATTATAACAAATCTATTTCCAATGCTAATTTGATGAAAATAAGCTTGCAATACGCCCAAAATTTTAATGGCCTTATTATCAGTTTTCCACAAGATAATGCTATTGCTGGTGATGGATTGGTTAATGAAGAGGTAAATAGCACAAAATTAGGTTTAAAGGGAAATCCTACTTTGGCTGAGGAATTACAAATTGTTCGCGATTTGTTTATTTTAGAATATACCGGGGGAAAGCTACATATCCCTACAATTTCTACAAAAAAATCTGTTCAATTAATTAAAGAAGCAAAAAAGAAAGGCTTAAATGTAACTTGTAGCGTATCTGCACATCACTTAACATTAACTGATAACGAATTAATAAAATTTGATTCAAACACTAAAGTGCTACCTCCTTTGAGAACGTCAAAAGACACAAAAGCATTAATTAAAGGAATAAATGATGGAACTATAGATATTATAACCAGTGACCATAACCCTATTGATATTGAACATAAAAAAGTAGAATATGAAAATGCTAAGTTTGGAACTATTGGTTTAGAAAGTTTATTTGGAGCTTTAAATAAAGTAGTAGCATTAGAAACATTAATTAACTGCTTAACAACAAAACCTAGAAACACATTTAATATTGAAAATAATACAATTAGAGAAGGTACTAAAGCCAATTTAACACTGTTTAACCCTAATTTTGAATATACATTTACTGCAAATAATATATTTTCTACTTCTAAAAATGCTATCTTTTTAAATAAAAAAATGAATGGGAAAGTGTATGGAATTTTCTCAAAAAATAAATTAATACTATAA
- a CDS encoding alpha/beta hydrolase, giving the protein MEELSLKYIVREPNHQTEKTSLLILLHGYGSNEEDLFSFATELPENLLIVSARAPQSLGFGSYAWYTINFTADQGKFSDIPEAIEAKEKIATFIDEIQEKYHISPNKTFLLGFSQGTILSYAVALNYPQKVQKIIALSGYINPELLPKDTNSKDYSNLDFFISHGNVDQVIPVEWAKKAPEFLNTLNIKNRYKEYPVGHGVAPQNFIDFKKWIEERL; this is encoded by the coding sequence ATGGAAGAATTATCCCTAAAATATATTGTTAGAGAACCAAATCATCAAACTGAGAAAACATCGCTATTAATTTTATTACACGGTTATGGCAGTAACGAAGAAGACTTATTCTCTTTTGCAACTGAACTACCTGAAAACCTCTTAATTGTTAGTGCAAGAGCACCACAAAGTTTAGGTTTTGGAAGTTACGCCTGGTACACCATAAATTTCACAGCAGACCAAGGAAAATTTTCTGATATTCCAGAAGCTATTGAAGCTAAAGAAAAGATAGCAACTTTTATTGATGAAATTCAAGAAAAATATCATATTTCTCCCAATAAAACCTTTTTATTAGGTTTTAGCCAAGGAACAATTTTAAGTTATGCCGTGGCTTTAAATTACCCACAAAAAGTTCAAAAAATAATAGCTTTAAGCGGTTATATAAATCCTGAGTTACTTCCAAAAGATACAAATAGTAAAGATTATTCAAATTTAGATTTTTTTATTTCTCATGGAAACGTAGACCAAGTAATTCCTGTTGAATGGGCTAAAAAAGCTCCTGAGTTTTTAAATACTTTAAATATTAAAAATAGGTACAAAGAATACCCTGTTGGACACGGTGTTGCACCTCAAAATTTTATTGACTTTAAAAAATGGATTGAAGAAAGGTTATAA
- a CDS encoding 5'-methylthioadenosine/adenosylhomocysteine nucleosidase: MIGIISAMQEEIQALLNKLQNISTSTKGMRTYYTGTLFGKNVVLVFSRWGKVASAVTTTQLINDFNIQELIFTGVAGAINSKLNIGDIIIGKKLFQHDMNASPLFEPFEIPLLERKFLETKNPTKLLNATNKFLESYTSYINPNEAKNFNITRPKVVYEDIASGDQFISSTDSIKRLNHILPTAYCVEMEGAAVAQVCFEYNIPFSIIRVISDKANNNATIDFPKFANSIASNYALGILKKYFD, translated from the coding sequence ATGATTGGTATTATTAGCGCAATGCAAGAAGAAATTCAAGCATTACTGAACAAACTTCAAAATATTTCAACTTCAACAAAGGGAATGAGAACCTATTATACTGGCACTTTATTTGGTAAAAATGTAGTACTTGTTTTTTCTCGTTGGGGAAAAGTTGCTTCTGCCGTAACAACAACACAATTAATTAATGATTTTAATATTCAAGAGCTTATATTCACTGGTGTTGCAGGAGCTATTAATAGCAAACTAAATATTGGAGACATCATTATTGGGAAAAAATTATTTCAGCATGATATGAATGCGAGCCCATTATTTGAACCTTTCGAAATCCCCTTATTAGAAAGAAAATTTTTAGAAACTAAAAACCCTACAAAACTACTAAATGCTACCAATAAATTTCTAGAATCCTACACATCCTATATAAACCCTAACGAAGCTAAAAATTTCAATATAACTCGCCCTAAAGTTGTTTATGAAGATATTGCCAGTGGAGATCAGTTTATTTCAAGTACAGACAGCATAAAACGTTTAAACCATATTTTACCAACTGCATATTGCGTAGAAATGGAAGGAGCTGCAGTTGCACAAGTTTGCTTTGAATACAATATTCCTTTTTCTATTATTCGTGTAATTTCAGACAAAGCCAACAACAATGCAACTATAGATTTTCCTAAGTTTGCAAATTCAATAGCAAGTAACTATGCTTTAGGTATTTTAAAAAAATATTTTGACTAA
- a CDS encoding ABC transporter ATP-binding protein produces MIEARNIHKFYGNLEVLKGVNLSIKKGEIVAIVGPSGAGKTTLLQLLGTLDKPAANTNAKLHINNTNLLELKDKSLSRYRNQHIGFIFQFHQLLPEFTALENVCIPAFIGNVSKKEAETKAKRLLDFLELSNRINHKPNELSGGEQQRVAVARALINNPDVIFADEPSGNLDSASAKKLHELFFTLRSKFNQTFVIVTHNQELANMADRKLEMKDGSIIN; encoded by the coding sequence ATGATAGAAGCAAGAAATATTCATAAATTTTACGGTAATTTAGAAGTTTTAAAAGGTGTTAATTTATCAATTAAAAAAGGGGAAATTGTTGCTATAGTGGGACCTTCAGGTGCGGGTAAAACAACGCTATTGCAACTTTTAGGTACTTTAGACAAACCTGCTGCTAACACCAATGCTAAACTTCATATAAACAATACTAATCTATTAGAATTAAAAGATAAATCTTTATCAAGGTACAGAAACCAGCATATTGGTTTCATTTTTCAATTTCATCAACTGTTACCTGAGTTTACAGCACTTGAAAATGTTTGCATCCCTGCTTTTATTGGAAATGTTTCAAAAAAAGAAGCAGAAACAAAAGCCAAAAGATTATTAGATTTTTTAGAACTTTCAAATAGAATTAATCACAAACCAAACGAATTATCTGGTGGTGAGCAACAACGAGTTGCCGTAGCTAGAGCGTTAATTAATAACCCTGATGTTATTTTTGCCGATGAGCCAAGCGGAAATTTAGATTCAGCTTCAGCAAAAAAATTACACGAATTATTTTTTACACTTAGAAGTAAATTTAATCAAACGTTTGTAATTGTTACACACAATCAGGAATTAGCAAATATGGCTGATAGAAAACTAGAAATGAAAGATGGATCCATTATCAATTAA
- a CDS encoding DUF58 domain-containing protein yields MNLIRNLYIHNRFFIYVAVIAITFLVSFWFSILYQVAWLLVVVLIAFFTIDIYVLFKVNKGVEARRILTEKFSNSDENPIPITIQNNYKFRIEASVIDELPFQFQKRDLEEKAFINPKGVWEFEYTVRPVERGAYYFGKLNVYISTVFRIVSRRYMFQDNEMVAVYPSYIQMKKYEFLAMSNHLTEFGLKKIRRIGHTLEFEQIKNYITGDDVRTINWKATAKRSQLMVNQYQDEKSQPIYSIIDLGRVMKMPFEELKLIDYAINATLAFSNIALRKNDKAGLLTFGKRVDAIVAASNKKTHLNTINEALYNINTKYTDSDFGYLYALIKRKITQRSLLILYTNFEHISSLKRQIPFLKAIAKHHLLVVVFFENTALDSLINENAEDLQTIYHKTIAEKFAYEKKLIVKELESKGIYGILTKPQNLTVNVINKYLELKAKGFI; encoded by the coding sequence TTGAATTTAATTAGAAACTTATATATTCACAATCGTTTTTTTATTTATGTAGCTGTAATAGCTATTACATTTCTAGTGTCGTTTTGGTTTTCAATTTTGTACCAAGTTGCATGGTTGTTGGTTGTTGTTTTAATTGCCTTTTTTACAATTGATATTTATGTACTTTTTAAGGTTAATAAAGGTGTTGAGGCTCGAAGAATTTTAACTGAAAAATTTTCAAACTCTGATGAAAATCCAATTCCTATTACAATACAAAATAACTATAAATTTAGAATTGAAGCTAGTGTTATAGATGAACTTCCATTTCAATTTCAAAAAAGAGATTTAGAAGAGAAAGCATTTATAAATCCTAAAGGTGTTTGGGAGTTTGAGTATACCGTAAGGCCTGTTGAACGAGGTGCATATTATTTTGGGAAACTAAATGTCTATATTTCTACTGTTTTTAGAATAGTTTCTAGGCGATATATGTTTCAGGATAATGAGATGGTTGCAGTATACCCTTCGTATATTCAAATGAAAAAATATGAATTTTTAGCAATGAGCAATCATTTAACTGAATTTGGGTTGAAAAAGATTAGACGAATAGGGCATACCTTAGAGTTTGAGCAAATTAAAAATTATATTACAGGAGATGATGTTAGAACAATTAACTGGAAGGCAACTGCAAAACGGTCGCAGTTAATGGTTAACCAATATCAAGATGAAAAATCACAACCCATTTATTCTATTATTGATTTAGGAAGGGTTATGAAAATGCCCTTTGAAGAGCTAAAATTAATTGATTATGCAATCAATGCAACATTGGCATTTTCAAATATAGCACTTCGAAAAAATGATAAAGCGGGTTTGTTAACTTTTGGGAAAAGAGTAGATGCTATTGTTGCGGCAAGTAATAAAAAAACGCATTTAAACACTATTAACGAAGCCTTATACAACATTAACACTAAATACACCGATTCAGATTTTGGCTATTTATACGCACTTATAAAACGTAAAATTACGCAAAGAAGTTTGCTAATTTTATATACAAACTTTGAGCATATTTCGTCATTAAAACGTCAAATACCTTTTTTAAAAGCAATAGCCAAACACCATCTATTGGTAGTTGTGTTTTTTGAAAATACAGCGTTGGATAGTTTGATAAATGAGAATGCAGAAGATTTGCAAACAATTTATCACAAAACAATTGCAGAAAAATTTGCTTATGAAAAAAAGCTAATAGTTAAGGAGCTTGAAAGTAAAGGTATTTATGGTATCCTAACTAAGCCTCAAAACCTTACAGTAAATGTGATTAATAAATACTTAGAATTGAAGGCTAAAGGTTTTATTTGA